A segment of the Desulfurococcus mucosus DSM 2162 genome:
TGTTACACCAGTCTTAAGCTCCCGTGCTTTCTCCGAGATCCTCCTATACAGTTCCACGCTCACTGCTCCAGGGGTTCTCGGCCCGAACCAGATCCATATCCTGCCATCCCATCCATGATACTTACTGTGGAGTCTCAGGGTATCCTTGAAGCTCGTGTCCCCTGGCTCAACCAGGCCCTCGTGCAGTATGTTGTCTTCTAACGCATACCCTTTTAAATCCATAACGTGTCTCGCTATTGCCGCCCTGATCCCTGAGCCATGAATGAACTCCACTATGTTGTCTATACCGTATCGCCCAACAAGCCCTGTCTCAAGGAAGCCCGTGGTTCCAGTCTTAATCATCTCTAACACTACTAGTTTAGCTGATGCAAGTGCCTCCTCAGGCTTATAGTTTCCCTGGAGTGGCCATACCCTCTCCTTCAGCCAGGGGATCAATGGAAGGTAGTCCGCACACGCCCTCAGAAGGCCTTGGGCTAGGTGCACGTGTGTGTTGATTAACCCCGGCATAACTATGTCTCTCTCAGCGTTGATGACGATGTCCGAGTAGTGGAGGTAGTCCTTGTCGAGTACATCCCTTTTCCCAACAGCCCTTATCACGCCGTCCTCCACGGCTACCGCGCCATCACGTATTATCCTCCTGGAGGAGTCCATTGTTATTATCCAGCCGCCTCTCACATAGATGTCGGCCAAGTAACCCACCTACATGTTAGATGTTATCACGTAAAGTTTAATAATCCTGACCAAGTGAAAAAGACCTAAAAGGCGTGGACGGTGATCGCTTGCCATCCTCCCTCATCGGGTACGACCCTGTCGAGAGAGCTGAACTAATAGACACCGCGATGGGCCGTGTACCAGCCGATATCGTGATAGCGAACGTCAACCTGGTCTCCACAACCACGGGCGAGATAATTGAAAAGTCAAGCATAGTGCTCAAGGGGAAGAGGATAGCGAGGGCTGGCAGGATAAGTGATTTATCGAGACACATATCCAGTAAGACCATAGTTATCGATGGCAAGGACAGGTACGCTGTACCAGGCTTCATAGACCTACATATACACATAGAGTCAACGCTCCTGGATCCAGTTGGCTTCTCCAAGATAGCGTTGAAGCATGGAACAACCACAGTGGTCGCCGACCCACACGAGGTCGTCAACGTCCTAGGGATACATGGATTAAAGATGTTCATCGAGGCGTCGAGGGAGCTGCCTCTGAAGATACTCTACGAGGTGCCTAGTTGCGTCCCTGCAACGGATCCATCCTACATGCTGGAGACCTTTGGAAGCCTCCTGGACTCGAGGAGTGTTGAGGAGGCAATGCACTTGGAGGGCGTGGCCGGCCTAGGGGAGGTAATGGACTTCGTGAGCGTGATAAGGGCTGATAGAGAGGTACTCTTTAAGGTGAAAGCAGCCTGGGATAGACGCATGGTGGTCGACGGCCATGCCCCCCTTCTAAGCGGGGAGGAACTAGACGCGTATGTTGCAGCAGGCATACTGAGCGACCATGAGTCCACCAGTGCTGGTGAGGCCCTGGAGAAGCTTAGGCGTGGAATGTTCCTCTTCGTGAGGGAGGGAAGTGCCTGGAGAGACCTTAAAGCACTACTGCCTGTTGTGAGGAGCGGTGACTGCAAGCTCTGCGCCTTCGTCAGCGACGATGTAAACGTATACGACTTGTTCACGAAGGGGCACATGGATAGGATAATTAACCTCGCCGTGGAATACGGTGTAGACCCCGTTAAAGCACTACAGTATGCCACAATAAACCCCGCGATAAGGCTCCACCTAGAGGATCAAATCGGCTCTATAACGCCGGGGAGGTTGGGCGACATAGTTATTACGAGGAGAATAGAGCACGTGGAGCCCATTACAGTGATCGCCAACGGCGACATAGTTTATTACGAGGGTGAGGCAAGCAGGCAGTTCAAGCCAACCCGGTACCCGGATAAAGCACTGAAAACCGTTAACATCGGCGTCGACCCAGAGGCCCTCCAGCTTACACCCAGGGCAGGGATACCCGATGGAAGCGCCCTGGTCAACGTGATAGAAGTATCCCCGGGCTCAGCCTTAACCAAGTGGAGGATCCTTGAAATGCAGGTCTCCGACGGTGAGGTGAAGCCGGATCCAGGCAGGGATATAATGTTTATCTCGGTGATCGATAGGCACAGGGGCTCAGGCTCACATAGTGCTGGATTGATCAAGGGGTTGAACTTCAAGGCGGGTGCAGTGGCACAGACTATAGCACACGACACGCATAACTTGATTGTGGCTGGATGGAATAGGAGGGATATGGTTACAGCTGTGAAGAGGGTTGTGGAACTCCAGGGCGGGATAGTGGTTGTCAATGATGGTGAAGTAGTCTCAGAGGTTGAGCTGAGGCTGGCAGGGCTGATGAGTGTTAAAGAGCCTGAAGAAGTATTCAGGGAGTACTTAAACATGGTTGACGCATTGAAGAAACGATTCCACCTAGACTTCGAGTCCTTCTTCATGACTCTAGCATTGGTGTCTCTCCCAGTGATCCCAGAGCTACGTATAACCGATAGGGGCCTTGTCGATGTTGCAAAGGCTAAGCTAGTCCCGCTTATTACCGAGGAATCCAAGAGGTAGCCTAGACGTTTTTATCCTTCTTATCCTTCTCTCCTATCCTGCATTTGCTAGTTGACGCCGTGTACTAGCTCGGCCTGCATACATGGGTTACTGAAGCCTGTTGATCCATGCAGATTATTCAACACCACGGGCTCTTAGCGCGTCCTCTACTTCACTAAGCCTCACTATGGTGAGCTTTATTGCATCAACTATTACAACATAGTATTTGAAGGGGTTTAAGCCGGGGTCCCATCCCCTGGCGATTTTGGAGTCCACCATGGTCTTCAACTCCTCGAACACGTTGTATGTGAGCGAGTAGGCTAGATCCAGTTTAACCCTTGACAACAACCTCAACATGTCGCCGCGCCTCGTTGTAGAGAACAATAGTAGTACTGAGAGTATTAGAGAGTACCCGTATAAGTAGAGGTTTACGCTATGCATCGTTAAACCACCGGTCAGATACGCTAGTGCAGCCACGATGAATATCGGTGGGGCATACAGCAGGATGGTTGAGAACAAGAGCCTACCTGCCTTCACACTGGTGAAGAGAGCCGTGTACACTAGAATGAAGAATAGTGTCGCATACACGTTGTCGAACAGTATCACTGAGAGATTGACCACTAGCATCGTTATCTTCACAGGAACCATGGCTTTCCTACTCAGCCACGTGTCTCTTTCCTGAGCAAGCAAGGCCTCAAAGTGTAGAGCCACACGAAACACCCCTGGGTATTACGCCTGCCTCCAGTAGAACCTCGTCGGTGAGCTCGCTCCATTCACCCATAAGCAGGCGTCTCCTACCCCTGTCTATCAGCAGGAAGCCCTTGGGCTTCAATGAGTCGAGCAGGGACACTATGTGCGTGGTTACAACTATAATCTTCCCCTTCTTAACCCCGTACTCCACTAGATCCGCTAGGACGCGGTATCCTTTATAGTCGAGATCCGAGAATGGCTCGTCCAGAAACCATACCGGTTGATCTATTGAGAGAACACTGGCAATGGCAACCCTCCTGGCTTCGCCACCGCTGAGACTGAAGGGGCTTCGATCCATGAGCTCTGGATCCACTAGCCTGTACACTATCTCCCCGTGTTGCCTGGCCCCCGTCGTCTTGGATATGAATGCTATCTCGCGTTCCACGGATGCCTCGATAAAGCCGTGAAACGGGTTCTGCCAGACATAGCCCACGAGCCTTGCTGCATCCCTCCTGGGCACCCTGTGTATGTTCACCCCGTTGATTTCAACCTTCCCCTTCAACGGCTTCAATATGCCTGCCATTGTTTTAAGCAGGGTAGACTTACCGCTTCCGTTTGCTCCCACTAATACATGTAACCCTGGCTCGAGCGTGAACCCTATGTTCTCTACTAGTGGTTTACCACCGGGGTAACCTATTGAAAGGTCAACCACCTTAATGGTGTTCACTTAAAAAACACCTTGAGGGATCTATAGACTAGCCCACCTATGACGCCTATGACTACTACCTCGCTCACGAATATGTAGACTGTTGTAAGCCAGGGGAGCCCGTATATCGCTGTCAACTCGTACCCCACTATCACCGATATGGCGAGGGCTGCTAGGAGCGTGGAGGCCGCTACCTTGATGTAAGTGTTGAGGCCGGTTCTCCCCACCAGGTAGACTAGTAGTGACGCCGCCAGGTTTGCCAGGGGTCCAAAGAGCCAGTCCCATGGAATGAATGGGCTGGTTAGGTTGCCGAGGAAGCCGCCTATCGTTAAACCTACCACTGCCTCTAAGCCTATGCCGCGTACCAGTGGCAGTATCATCATTGCATCACTAACCCTAAACTGTAGCTCGCCGTAGGATAGGTATCCCAGCATCACGGTTACAGCTGTGTAAACCGCTGCTATTATAATCGACCTTATAGTGAACAGTGGGCTCAACCTCACGGGGCTTCACCGAGTTCCATGCCTCATAGTCTATTAGAAGAGTCGGCTTTTTAACTTACAACCGAAAGCCCCGCCCTTTAGAGCGGGAAGGAGGCCGGACCCCTATCGAGCCCTGCACCGGTGAACCATTCACGCCGACCCCTATCTCAGACCACGCTGCGACGTGACAGGGCTTCAACCCGAGTAAGCCTTAACGTGAAGCCCAATGACTCCAGGTAGCGTTTACCGTAGGAGCCAGCTATGTAGGCCGCCAACCTCAAGGGGATGCGACCCCTTGCAAGGGCTATCACTAATCGCGTGTAGTTATAGATGAACATGGTCATGTATAGTGCGAAGAAATGCGTAATGATCAACATGCACCAGAACCCGGCTCTAACTGTTAAAGCCAGTGCCTCAATGATTATTGCGATGTAGCGGATTATCAGCGTCTTCAATGCTCTCCCTCCACACACCTCCTCAACACTATCCTCGGCCTCTCATCGCTCCCCATATTCATTAAAACGCCTCTATCAATAAGTCTTCTAACCCTCTCCCCAACGATACGCCTAGAGGATCTACCCCTTAGGCCTCTAACCCTCCTATGTATCTCCGAGATGCTTGCCTCGCTACAGTCTGAGAGAGCTTCTATAATGGCCCTAGTGATTGGGTCCGGTTCACCCAGCCTTACTATTACCTCATACGCGTTCCTAGCTATCTCCAGGGATCTAAGCAATGGCAGCGAGAACGCTGACGCTATCTCCAGCGCCATCTTGACCTCGGGGTGGTCTACACCACGCTTCTCCAGTGTTTCCTCAAGCCTCCTTATTCTCTCGGATAGCTCCCTTATCAACGCTATTAGCAGGTCTAGCTTCTCATCCAGGTTGGATAAGCCGTGGTTGTCCGCGCCATTGCTCTGGCTGCCCTGAATACTTCGGCTACTTGTAGTTGTCTTGGGCGTTGGCCTCCCCTCCGATACCTCATCTATTCTCAGTACTTCACCGGGGGCTGCGTCGACGGGCACCACGGGGCCCGCCCCACAGGGAACCAGGTATATCCCCCGCCCCTGGTGGCCACTCCGCCGTCATCGAGGCAAGGGAACACGTATCCGGCAGAGCCCCCCATTCACCGCCACGCCTCCAGTGCTTCCAGCGGCTAAACCAGCTTAAAAAAACCTTCACTTAGTGAACAGTCTTAAACCCTTTCTTCAAGTGTCATTGAGTATTCTCCTGCTTATCCTGTTCTCCGCTGGTTTCCCTTGTCTGCGTCCACTCAGCAGTAGACTGCGTCACCAGCTGCATGAGGCGTCCGAGTATGTCTCCCCATGCTGGCAGGGCTGCAAGCCTCTTGTCGTAGTACTGCTTCACCATCTCCCTGATCATCTCGTCGGGAAGACCCTGTGATTTAAGGGCCTGGTAGAGCTGTGCAACGTCTTCGCCGATTTTCTTCCCATCGTATGAGTGCTGGATGAAGTCGAGTACGTCTTTGAGTCCTGTTCTAAGTGCGTTGAAGATGTCGTCTATGAACGGTGTTACAGCGGCGAGTATCTCGCGGACTTCTGCAGCATCTCCTTCCTCCCGTGCTTCTGCAAGCTTCTCACGTATCTTATCCTTTATTCTCTTCTTCAATTCCTCGTCCCGTAACCCAAGCTCCTCCACTACTTCATCAATCCACTCGTCTCCCTGATCTCCCCTATTCATCTCCATCACCTCGAGTACACTATACTGACTGCTCACCCTATTATCTCAGGTTATCATTTTGTGACCAGTGTATTGCTCACCCGGTCACTCGATGTTCGCATGCCTATTCCTGAGGTCTTCTTCGGAGACCCCGAGCCTCTCCATGAGCTCGACGACAACGCCATCTAGGAAGAGGAGTAATGTATCCTCGAATAATGTACCGAGAGGGGCGAGGGGTTCATGGAGCCCCAGTATCTGCCTGCTTATATAGTCCTCTTCACTCGACATCTTCGTCCTACCCGGTATCTTGACAACTATGTCTGCAATCCTGCCAAGGGGGCTGTCGGGATAGGTTGTTATGGCTATCACCTTGACGCCCACACTCCTAGCTGCTTCCGCAGCCGCCACAACGAGCCTAGTCCTACCTGAACCAGATATCGATACAAGCACGTCTCCCTGCGATGCCCGTGGAAGAATTGTTTCTCCTACAACATACACGTTGAACCCTAGGTGCAGTAGTCTCATAGCGAAGGCTTTCCCAACGAGCCCGCTCCTGCCAGCACCTATAATGAAAACCTTCCTCCCGTTCTTCAACGCATCTATGAGGGTGGAGATCATCTTTTCCTTTTCTTCGTCACTTATTAGATCCACTGCCTTCAACACGAAGTCCACTATGCTGAGTACAGCGTCCCTCGTCGTCCCTGAAACCATAGGGTTCCCTCATCCTACTATCAGCATTCAGGTATTTAAAAGAGAACCATGCAGTAGGCTGCGTGCTCCAGGAGGCATCATGGATATTAACCTGTGTACTGATATATGAAGCCTGCCCCGCCCCCTCACACCTCCATGAGACCCCCGAAGGGGAGTGAAGATGATGGAGGACGGTCGGGCGGGGTACACGCATGGAGCCTCGAGGAGCCCTAGATGAGTAGGGGAGGAATGCATGTTCTAAGAGTTTTCGACCCCTGGCGTTCCCCTCTGTGTACCTGCCCGTTCAAGTATAGCCTGCACCCTTACACGGGGTGTAGTCATTTCTGCCTCTACTGCTATGCTACCTCATATATTGGGAGAAGGCCGAGCACCCCGAAACCAGACTTCACGCGGAGGCTTGAAAGAGACCTGGATAAGGCTAGGAGGGGAAGCGTGGTCGAGTTAAGCAGCAGTAGTGATCCATATCCACCCCTCGAGTCATGGATGGGTCTCACCCGTAGGAGCCTGGAGATCCTCGGTAAACACGGCTTCAAGATTCTCGTAACCACTAAATCCAATATTGTTGAGAGAGATGTAGATTTACTGGCAAGGTATCCTTCCTCAGTAATGATCACTATCACGACACTCGACCAAGAGCTCTCAAGGAAGCTGGAGCCGGGGGCTCCACCACCCGATAAGAGGCTCGACGCTGTTAGGAGGCTCAGCGATAAAGGCATCCCTGTGGGCGTCAGATTAGACCCTATAATACCCTTCCTAAACGATGATCCAGCCGGGATACGGGCTCTCATAAGGGAGATCAAGGAGGCCGGTGCCCTCCAGGTAACGGTCTCCACGTATAAGGCTAAATGGGATAGTCTAAGGAGGCTTATGAGTGCTTTCCCAGAGATATCGGTGAAACTACGGGAGCTATACGTTGGGAAAGGAGAGTTCATCCATGGATACATGTATCTCCCACGAAGCTATAGGGAGGCTCTCTTGAAGCCCGCTGTTGAGGAGGCTTTAAGAAGCAACCTGTATGTAGCCACATGCAGGGAAGGCTTATCCGCTGACTTCATGAAGGCACCCTCATGCGACGGCTCCGGGCTTATAAGAATGCATCCCTCCATAGTCGACGTGGAGAGGAGAGGTGAAACCAGTGGGTGAAGCCCTCAGGGAGCCTGTGAAATTCAACGAGTACACGGGGAAATGCCCTGTCTGCGGCGGCGAGATGCTGTATGCCGAGTACGTTTACAGGATACCCTACTACGGTGTAATACTCATGACTGTGGGTGAATGCAGATCCTGCGGCTACAAGCACAGGGATGTAGGGCTTCTAGAGCGTAGGGAGCCGAGGAGGATAATATATAGGGTTGAGAAACCAGGGGATGAAAGAGCACTACTAGTGAGATCGGCGGGCAGCCGCCTACTGATACCCGAGCTAGGGCTCTCCATTGAGCCAGGACCCTTCTCCCAGGGCTTCATAACCACTGTGGAAGGAGTTATCGAAGACTTCGCCGAGAAAACCAGGTTCCTCTGCGAGGAGGGTGAGGCAAAGGAATCTGAATGCAGTTTAATCCTTGGGAAACTAGAGAGGGCTATGAAGGGGTTGATAAGCTATACGGTCATTATAGAGGATGAAACCGGGCTCAGCGACGTGATCAGTGAGAAAACAATATATGAGAGACTTTAACACGCATTGCAACCAGATCCCTGCCTTTCAGGGTTGAGTAGGACTAGAGCTCTATCACGAAGCGCCCGTTCTCATACACGAGGTCGCCGTCAACATATATCTTTGAGCCCCGCATATCCTTGATCATGTCCCAGTGTATGGCTGATACATTTCTCCCACCCGTCTCAGGGTAGGCTGAGCCAAGGGCCAGGTGTATTGTACCCCCTATTTTCTCGTCGAAGAGTATCTCCTTCGTAAACCTCGTTATGTTGTAGTTCAACCCGAACGCTATTTCCCCAACCCTCCTCGCACCCTCATCTGTTTCAAGCATCTTCCTCAGGAACTGCTCTCCTCTTCTAGCACTAGCCTCAACGACCTCGCCTCTCCTGAAGACCAATCTAACTCCTTCAACCTCTACACCACGCCATACAGCTGGGTAATCGAACTCCACGTAGCCTTCCACGCTGTCTTCAAGTGGTGCCGAGAAGACCTCGCCTCCCGGCATATTGTAGTGTCCGTCATCGTTCACCCATGTCCTCCCATCCACACGTAGATAGAGGTCTATCCCGGGTCCCGTGTACTTTATTTCCTTAGCCTTGTTGAGGAAGCCTACTATCTTGCTTTGCCTCTCACCTATCCTACTCCACTCTGAAACGGGATCCGGTGTGTCAGCGTAGGTTGCATGGTAGACGAAGTCCTCGTATTCACTTATACTCATACCGGCCTCCTGTGCGAGCGCTCTGGTAGGGTAGGGTGCTATCACCCATTTAAGCTCTCCTCTAGCACTCCTCTCTAGGAATATCTTGCTGAGCTCCCTCCTAGCCTGGCTCCGTATCTTGAGCTTCTCTGGATCCACGCCTACCAGTGGCTTAGTGTGCGAGGGTGCCAGTATGCTTATCTGGGCGTGTATCCTTGAAACAACCTCCTTCTCTAGGATGCTTACATGGCTGAGGACATCGGGGGAGGCATACTTGTAGAACGCCTCTGTGATTGATTCATCACCTATGTTTACGAAGACCGGGTAAGCACCGGCCTCCACAACATGTCTCACTATCTCCCTGACCAACGGTATGGATTCCGTGGTGGCATTAATCACTACCTCCTCGCCTTTACCGAGGTGGACGCAGTAGTTTACTATGAGGCGGGCTAGGTTTGAAATCCTTGGGTCAACCATGGTGGACTCCACCATTGATAACTATATAGTGCTGACAATATAACTGTATACATGGGGATTCGGATGGGGCATGAATTACTCGAAGCATTAAACAAGCAGTTGAACCAGGAGCTCAGGAACGCGTATCTCTACCTCTCTATGGCGGCATACCTGGATCACAAGGGCTTAGCAGGCTTCGCAAACTTCTTCAGGGTTCAGGCGAGGGAGGAAGTAGAACACGCGTTAAGGATATATAGATTCATAAATGACCGGGGCTGGAGAGTAGTTCTCAGCGATATTCCATCACCTAAAGCAGACTGGGAAAGCATACTGGAGCTAGTGAAGGACTTCTATGGTGCGGAGAAGGAGAACACTGAGAGAATATGGAGCCTCATGGATCTAGCCAGGAGGGTGGGTGACAAGGCATGCGAGGTCTTCCTCCAATGGTTCATTAACGAGCAGGTGGAGGAGGAGAAAAACGCCATGGAGCTCTTGAGCAGGGTTGAAATGGCTGGAGGAAACCCAGCCGCCCTCCTAATGCTTGACAGGGTTCTCGCTGAGAGAAAATGAGATAAATAGACCCGGAAGGGATTCCACTTGAACATAGATGTTTTTCCAAGTGTTTTCTCCCTCTCACTCATACTGGAAGCATCCGCGTGGCCTAAGCCCGGCAATGTACACAGGCTAAGGGAGCGCCGGGATCTAAGGTATGAGGCATTCCTCGCAACAGGCGTATTAGCCTACAGGTACTTCAAGAAAGGCGTCCTGAGAGGGGTCAGAGGATGGCGTAGAATAATAATAGGGGATTTAATCTACATGACTGTCTCCAAGGCCATTGATGACATCCCTTCAACCAACACGTGCCTGGGTTCAAGCACGTTGCTGATGCCCCTCAGTGTTGGAACAGGGAGATGCATTGCGAAAGAAGACCTCGGACTAAACTGTATAACTGGAGAGGCTTCGAGGCTGCTGAGGGAGACCAGCGTTGAGGATGCAGTATACTACTATAGAGCCGTCAGGAAGGCTTCGCCAAGCTACCTGAAGCCCAGCGACAACACCGGGAGCCATGTAAACATATGGGATCCGGATTACGCTGAGAAGCTCGCGGCCAGAGGCATCAGGCTGATAGATGTCTTAGAGTACAGCTCTAGAATAGATATCGTAGCCGATGAAGTAGTGAACGGGTACAAGCGTTCCCTCGCATTAGAGGGGTTCCTCAGGAAGCGGGTTAGCAGCCACGGTGAGTGGAATAGGGGTGTTGTAGAGGCCTACCTGCATCTCCTGGCAGAGGCCATGGATACCGTGGTAGTGTTGAAGCATGGCGTAGAAGTAGCCGAGTACGTTAGAAGGAGGGCTACTGAGATCCTCCCAGAGGTCCTTGCAGCAGGCAGCGGGGACTGGGTTAAACCTGTTATGAGGCTCGACGACGAGTTCTATGAGCACGGGATAAACCCGGGTGCCATAGCCGATGTGACAGCAGCCGGCATAGCTCTATTCCTGTTGAGGAACACCATTGATGGAAAGAGGCTCCTTGAACCCTAGTGCGTCTTGAACCTCTCCTCGAGGCCGACCCTTCCACGTGGATGATACCCAAGGGCCTCCCAGTACCCGTCCCTGTATTCATTCATAAATACTATTCTTGAAAGCCACTTAGCACTCTTCCACCCGTAGAGATGGGGGACGACTAGCCTAGCAGGGTATCCATGCAGTAAATCCAGTGGTCTTCCATCCATCTCTAAGGCCACTAATGCATCTCCCCCCGTTAATTCCTCGAAGGGTATTATGGTGGAATATCCGTCAACGCTTTCCACGAACACCCATTTCACGGTTTCACCAGGTTTAACCAGCTCAATGATCCTTGATAACGGGACACCCGTGAACTCCACGTTCCTAACACTCCATCCTGTTACACAGTGGAAGTCTCTCCTAACCGTCTTCACTCCGAGTTCATAGAGGCTGCTGAGGGTCAGCTTTAACGGATTATCTACGAGGCCTGCTACCTCGAGGCTCCACTTTGCGACATCTATGGAGGGGACGCCGAGTATGTTGTAGACCACCATGCTGGGTATGTATGTCTGCCCAGGGGCGTCGCCTCCCTCGATGTTTTCCCGTCCCAGTTCATTGAAAGGATTGTATATGTGTGACGCGTTAACAACATCCGTGAGTTTTCGGGGCACCGTGAATAATACGCGTGAAGCCAACCTGCCTCTTGCAACCACCCTCACACCTATGTATTCCCCGCTCTCCTTGTCCACGATGCACCTAAACCTATATAGCATGTGCGTAGAGCCTATTGCCTCATTCGAGTCGAACACCAGCTCCCGGCACACGACGCCTCCGAGAACCCTCCCCGAGTACTCTGATGCGAGTCTCCTTACATCGTCTACGCCGTTGATCGCAATGGGATCTATGGCGCAGTCGACAACTATTTCAACACCCTTAACCCTTAACCCCTCGCTGGCTGTTGCATAGCACTTCAACCCCTTCACCCGTGGTTTTAAGACGCCTAGTCACTTATATTAATATCATGATGCAACACCTGCTTCCACCGGGAGGTGAGGCGTGTGAGCGATGAGCTACCCGAATCCCTGAGGTTAAAGCTCTACAGGAAGTATGTCTCGGCAATAGCGGGCAAGAGAGGCGATGACGCCGCCGAGAAAAAGAACGAGGATCCAGAGGGCTTCGTATGGGGTAAGCTCTCAGATGACAAGGCTAGGGAGCTGATGAGTAAGCTTAAGGCGCTCTACCCTGATGTCTACCGGCCCGTGGTCCAGGAGCTCTACAGGTTATTGAAGGATGGAGTGCTCAAGGAACTCGACGGCTTAACGGTTCTCAGAATCATAAGGGCTCTCGGCTTGAACATCAGGCCCGAGCTCCGGATAAAGTTCGTGAAGGATGGTAAGGAAGTAGATATAGATGAGTATTTGGAGTAGGGAAAAGAGTCTGGTTTCACTTTAATTTAAAAACCCGGCTTCCTACTTGACACCATACATCGTTAACGCTAGCACAGCCATCTTTGTCCACAAGCCGTTCTCAGCCTGTTCATATATAATGGATTTCTTGGCGTCATCTATCACGTCGTCGTCGGCCTCGTAGCCCCTGAATATCGGTAGGACATGCATTAGTACGCCATGCTTGTCCATTAGATCCATGAGGCTTCTCGTGACCTTCCAGTGCTTGTACTTCTCGTAGATCTTCAGCTCCTCATCCTTGAACTTACTGTAGCCGAGTTTAACTAGCTGCGGCGTCGCCCAGTTCCTCGGGAACACCGCGTGAGCACCTCTAACGGCTTCCTCCAGGTTATCGGTGAACTCTAGTGTTGCACCGTGATCCTTCGCCAGCTGCTTAGCCTTCTCAACTAACTCTGGATCCAGGTCGAAGCCCGGTGGCCTAGCCACCACGACGTCGACGCCGAACCTGGGGAACAGTATCATGTCCTCCTGGACGCTGCACCAACCTCTTATCTCAGGGCTGTACGCCCACATTATAACGTACTTCTTGCCCTGGGTGTTACCGAACCTCTCCCTGAAGGTGAAGATGTCTGCAAGCCCCTGGGTCGGGTGGAACTTGTCGTCAGCCATGTTTATCACCGGTATATTGGCGGTTTCAGCCATCTCCCTTATGTAGGCGTTGCCAACACCATAGAGGTAGTCTATGGCTTTATCCAGGATGCGTATGCCTAGTCCATGACCGTATACATCGTACATTGCTGCAACATCCTTCACTGCTTCGCCTGCCTTCTCCTGTTTACCGAAGGCCATGCGCGTGGTAGTCGCGTCGATGAATGCTGCATGTCCCCCTAGATACACCATTGCAGACTCGAATGCTGCACGCGTCCTAGTCGAGGTGGCGAAGAACAGCATGTAGAATACTTTTCTCTCAAGGATCTTCGGTATGGCTTCCACGCCATAGTAGTGCGCTATCTCCTTGAACTCCTTGGCCAGTCTTAGAGC
Coding sequences within it:
- a CDS encoding ferritin is translated as MGHELLEALNKQLNQELRNAYLYLSMAAYLDHKGLAGFANFFRVQAREEVEHALRIYRFINDRGWRVVLSDIPSPKADWESILELVKDFYGAEKENTERIWSLMDLARRVGDKACEVFLQWFINEQVEEEKNAMELLSRVEMAGGNPAALLMLDRVLAERK
- a CDS encoding triphosphoribosyl-dephospho-CoA synthase; the encoded protein is MNIDVFPSVFSLSLILEASAWPKPGNVHRLRERRDLRYEAFLATGVLAYRYFKKGVLRGVRGWRRIIIGDLIYMTVSKAIDDIPSTNTCLGSSTLLMPLSVGTGRCIAKEDLGLNCITGEASRLLRETSVEDAVYYYRAVRKASPSYLKPSDNTGSHVNIWDPDYAEKLAARGIRLIDVLEYSSRIDIVADEVVNGYKRSLALEGFLRKRVSSHGEWNRGVVEAYLHLLAEAMDTVVVLKHGVEVAEYVRRRATEILPEVLAAGSGDWVKPVMRLDDEFYEHGINPGAIADVTAAGIALFLLRNTIDGKRLLEP
- a CDS encoding molybdopterin-dependent oxidoreductase is translated as MKGLKCYATASEGLRVKGVEIVVDCAIDPIAINGVDDVRRLASEYSGRVLGGVVCRELVFDSNEAIGSTHMLYRFRCIVDKESGEYIGVRVVARGRLASRVLFTVPRKLTDVVNASHIYNPFNELGRENIEGGDAPGQTYIPSMVVYNILGVPSIDVAKWSLEVAGLVDNPLKLTLSSLYELGVKTVRRDFHCVTGWSVRNVEFTGVPLSRIIELVKPGETVKWVFVESVDGYSTIIPFEELTGGDALVALEMDGRPLDLLHGYPARLVVPHLYGWKSAKWLSRIVFMNEYRDGYWEALGYHPRGRVGLEERFKTH
- a CDS encoding ornithine carbamoyltransferase, which translates into the protein MPALRHLVRELSGRDLISTLDWSDEELEVALRLAKEFKEIAHYYGVEAIPKILERKVFYMLFFATSTRTRAAFESAMVYLGGHAAFIDATTTRMAFGKQEKAGEAVKDVAAMYDVYGHGLGIRILDKAIDYLYGVGNAYIREMAETANIPVINMADDKFHPTQGLADIFTFRERFGNTQGKKYVIMWAYSPEIRGWCSVQEDMILFPRFGVDVVVARPPGFDLDPELVEKAKQLAKDHGATLEFTDNLEEAVRGAHAVFPRNWATPQLVKLGYSKFKDEELKIYEKYKHWKVTRSLMDLMDKHGVLMHVLPIFRGYEADDDVIDDAKKSIIYEQAENGLWTKMAVLALTMYGVK